A part of Synechococcus sp. UW179A genomic DNA contains:
- the secA gene encoding preprotein translocase subunit SecA, with translation MLKLLLGDPNARKLKRYQPIVSDINLLEEEIAPLTDDELRAKTTAFQERLADAGSLENQRPILDEILPEAFAVVREAAKRVLGMRHFDVQLIGGMVLHEGQIGEMKTGEGKTLVATLPSYLNALTGRGVHVVTVNDYLARRDAEWMGQVHRFLGLSVGLIQQDMAPAERRINYGCDITYATNSELGFDYLRDNMAADISEVVQREFQYCVIDEVDSILIDEARTPLIISGQVERPQEKYQKAAEVAFALVRAAEMGKDGIDPEGDYEVDEKQRSCTLTDEGFAKAEQMTGVNDLYDPQDPWAHYITNALKAKDLFTRDVNYIVRDGEAVIVDEFTGRVMPGRRWSDGQHQAIEAKEELQIQPETQTLASITYQNFFLLYPRLAGMTGTAKTEETEFEKTYKLETTIVPTNRVRARQDWVDQVYKTEEAKWRAVAQETAEVHQQGRPVLVGTTSVEKSELLSSLLAEQNIPHNLLNAKPENVEREAEIVAQAGRSGAVTIATNMAGRGTDIILGGNSDYMARLKLREVLLPRLVRPEEGHRPPVPLQRSTDGGDGFAAKAAPASGPHGSAPSEAKAIGSLYPCQLTDSTDQALVELARDLVKAWGDRALTVIELEDRIATAAEKAPTDDAQIAALRAAIAKVKGEYDEVVKQEEGRVRETGGLHVIGTERHESRRVDNQLRGRAGRQGDPGSTRFFLSLGDNLLRIFGGERVAGLMNAFRVEEDMPIESGMLTRSLEGAQKKVETYYYDIRKQVFEYDEVMNNQRKAVYSERRRVLDGRELKKQVVGYGERTMNEIVEAYVNPDLPPEEWDVAQLVSKVQEFVYLLEDLKADQLQGLSMEELKAFLQEQLRNAYDLKEGQIEQQRPGLMREAERFFILQQIDTLWREHLQAMDALRESVGLRGYGQKDPLIEYKNEGYDMFLDMMTNMRRNVIYSMFMFQPAPPAAQQTATA, from the coding sequence ATGCTCAAGCTCCTGCTGGGTGACCCCAATGCCCGCAAGCTGAAGCGGTATCAGCCGATTGTTTCTGACATCAATCTGCTGGAGGAGGAGATCGCCCCGCTCACAGATGACGAGCTACGTGCCAAGACGACTGCGTTTCAGGAACGTCTGGCTGATGCCGGAAGCCTTGAGAATCAGCGCCCGATTCTTGACGAGATCCTGCCCGAGGCATTCGCTGTAGTGCGCGAAGCGGCCAAGCGGGTGCTGGGCATGCGTCATTTCGATGTGCAATTGATCGGCGGGATGGTCCTGCACGAGGGCCAGATCGGTGAAATGAAGACCGGTGAGGGCAAGACTCTGGTGGCCACTTTGCCCAGCTATTTGAATGCTTTAACGGGCCGTGGGGTTCACGTGGTAACCGTGAATGATTATCTGGCCCGCCGCGATGCCGAGTGGATGGGTCAGGTACACCGCTTCCTAGGACTCTCGGTAGGTCTGATCCAACAAGATATGGCTCCTGCAGAGCGTCGCATTAATTATGGCTGCGATATCACTTATGCCACCAATTCCGAGCTCGGCTTTGATTATCTGCGCGACAACATGGCCGCAGACATCAGTGAAGTGGTTCAACGCGAATTTCAGTATTGTGTGATTGACGAAGTTGATTCAATTCTGATTGATGAAGCTCGTACGCCTCTGATTATTTCCGGCCAGGTTGAACGTCCGCAGGAGAAATATCAGAAGGCTGCTGAGGTGGCATTCGCCTTGGTGCGTGCCGCTGAAATGGGCAAAGACGGCATTGATCCTGAGGGTGATTACGAGGTGGATGAGAAGCAGCGCAGCTGCACCCTCACCGATGAAGGCTTTGCCAAGGCCGAACAGATGACCGGTGTCAATGACCTGTATGACCCTCAGGATCCCTGGGCTCACTACATCACCAATGCCCTCAAGGCCAAGGATCTGTTCACGCGCGATGTGAATTACATCGTGCGTGATGGTGAAGCGGTGATTGTGGATGAATTCACCGGACGTGTGATGCCTGGTCGCCGCTGGAGTGATGGCCAGCATCAGGCGATTGAAGCCAAGGAAGAACTCCAGATCCAACCTGAAACCCAGACGTTGGCTTCAATCACTTATCAGAACTTCTTCCTGCTCTATCCGCGACTGGCGGGCATGACCGGTACGGCCAAGACGGAGGAAACCGAGTTCGAGAAGACTTACAAGCTTGAAACCACAATTGTCCCCACCAACCGGGTGCGCGCTCGTCAGGACTGGGTTGACCAGGTGTACAAAACCGAAGAGGCCAAATGGCGGGCGGTGGCTCAAGAGACCGCTGAGGTGCATCAGCAGGGCAGGCCCGTGTTGGTGGGCACCACGAGCGTTGAAAAAAGTGAGTTGTTGAGCTCCCTGCTGGCGGAACAGAACATTCCCCACAACCTGCTCAATGCCAAGCCGGAAAACGTGGAGCGGGAGGCCGAGATTGTGGCTCAGGCCGGTCGCTCCGGCGCCGTCACCATTGCCACCAATATGGCCGGTCGCGGTACCGACATCATTCTTGGTGGCAACAGCGATTACATGGCCCGTCTCAAGCTGCGGGAAGTGTTGTTGCCTCGGCTTGTGCGGCCGGAAGAGGGCCATCGCCCGCCGGTGCCGCTGCAGCGCAGCACTGATGGCGGCGATGGCTTTGCTGCAAAAGCAGCGCCAGCTTCCGGGCCCCATGGCAGTGCCCCTAGCGAAGCCAAAGCCATCGGTAGCCTTTACCCCTGCCAGCTCACGGATTCAACCGACCAGGCACTGGTTGAGCTGGCCAGGGATCTGGTTAAGGCCTGGGGCGACCGTGCTCTCACAGTGATCGAACTAGAAGATCGCATCGCAACAGCCGCTGAGAAGGCTCCCACCGACGATGCCCAAATTGCGGCTTTACGTGCTGCCATCGCCAAAGTGAAGGGCGAATACGACGAGGTGGTGAAGCAGGAAGAGGGTCGGGTGAGAGAGACGGGAGGCCTGCATGTGATCGGCACCGAGCGTCATGAATCTCGCCGTGTTGACAATCAGCTGCGCGGCCGCGCCGGTCGTCAGGGTGATCCAGGCTCCACCCGTTTTTTCCTCTCTCTGGGCGACAACCTGTTGCGCATCTTCGGCGGCGAGCGCGTGGCCGGTTTGATGAATGCCTTCCGTGTGGAGGAAGACATGCCGATTGAATCCGGCATGCTCACCCGTTCTCTGGAAGGGGCCCAGAAAAAGGTGGAGACCTACTACTACGACATTCGCAAGCAGGTGTTCGAGTACGACGAAGTGATGAACAATCAGCGCAAGGCGGTCTATTCAGAGCGCCGTCGCGTGCTCGATGGCCGCGAGCTTAAGAAGCAGGTGGTGGGCTATGGCGAGCGCACCATGAATGAGATTGTTGAGGCCTATGTGAATCCAGATCTACCGCCCGAGGAATGGGATGTGGCCCAGCTGGTGAGCAAAGTGCAAGAGTTCGTATATCTGCTTGAGGATCTCAAGGCAGATCAGTTGCAGGGACTCTCGATGGAGGAGCTCAAGGCCTTCTTGCAGGAACAGCTGCGCAACGCCTATGACCTCAAGGAGGGTCAGATCGAACAGCAAAGGCCTGGCCTGATGCGTGAAGCCGAGCGCTTCTTCATTCTTCAGCAGATTGACACGCTCTGGCGTGAACACTTGCAGGCCATGGACGCTTTGCGCGAGTCAGTCGGTCTGCGCGGCTATGGCCAGAAAGACCCCCTGATCGAATACAAGAACGAGGGGTACGACATGTTCCTGGACATGATGACCAACATGCGCCGCAACGTGATCTACTCCATGTTCATGTTCCAGCCGGCACCACCAGCTGCTCAGCAGACAGCCACCGCTTGA
- a CDS encoding GNAT family N-acetyltransferase: protein MARIHLVEHAPGAPGLRLMGLGPNLRPTRGLLKLRHLLNKHAFWAQGRSRQQLREMLKGSKVVVSLWRGKRMVGFGRASSDGIYRAVLWDVVVAGDLQGRGLGRRVVEALLASPKLREVERVYLMTTNSTGFYEQMGFRTVSSQHLLIRKQ, encoded by the coding sequence ATGGCCCGCATCCATCTGGTTGAACATGCACCAGGAGCCCCAGGCCTGCGCCTGATGGGGCTGGGGCCAAACCTACGTCCGACGCGCGGTCTGCTCAAACTCCGGCACTTGCTCAATAAACACGCCTTCTGGGCCCAGGGCCGCAGCCGTCAACAACTGCGCGAAATGCTGAAAGGCAGCAAGGTGGTTGTGAGCCTATGGCGCGGCAAACGCATGGTGGGCTTCGGCCGAGCCAGCAGCGACGGGATTTACAGGGCCGTGCTCTGGGATGTAGTGGTGGCGGGCGACCTTCAGGGACGTGGGCTTGGGCGTCGGGTCGTTGAAGCGCTGCTGGCTTCCCCAAAACTGCGTGAGGTGGAACGGGTGTATCTGATGACCACCAACAGCACCGGGTTTTATGAACAAATGGGATTCAGAACTGTTTCCTCTCAGCACCTGCTGATCCGAAAACAATGA
- the rfbA gene encoding glucose-1-phosphate thymidylyltransferase RfbA — protein sequence MARSRKGIILAGGSGTRLHPITKAVSKQLLPVYDKPMVYYPLSTLMLAEIRDVLIITTPSDQAAFQRLLGDGRQWGMQLSYAVQPDPDGLAQAFLIGADFLDGHPAALVLGDNLFHGQDLVPSDLDDQGATVFAYPVRDPERYGVVDFSADGRVISIEEKPDRPKSRYAVTGLYFYDSTVVDRAKKVKPSARGELEITDLNRDYLKDGLLKVELMGRGMAWLDTGTCDSLHEASSYIRTLEHRQSLKVGCPEEVAWRHGWISDDQLRALAEPLKKSGYGNYLIQLLENGC from the coding sequence TTGGCTCGGTCTCGAAAAGGCATCATTCTTGCGGGTGGTAGCGGCACCAGGTTGCATCCGATTACGAAGGCCGTCAGTAAGCAGTTATTGCCGGTCTACGACAAGCCCATGGTGTATTACCCATTGAGCACGTTGATGCTGGCAGAGATCAGGGACGTGTTGATAATCACGACCCCTTCAGATCAAGCGGCATTTCAGCGCTTGCTTGGTGATGGGCGTCAGTGGGGCATGCAGTTGAGCTATGCGGTCCAGCCCGATCCGGACGGTTTGGCTCAGGCTTTCTTGATTGGTGCTGATTTTTTGGACGGTCATCCAGCAGCATTGGTGCTCGGGGATAACCTTTTCCACGGCCAGGATCTTGTGCCTTCTGATTTAGATGATCAGGGAGCCACGGTTTTTGCTTATCCGGTGAGAGACCCTGAGCGCTATGGAGTGGTTGATTTTTCTGCTGATGGACGTGTTATCAGCATTGAGGAAAAGCCAGATCGACCCAAGTCTCGATATGCGGTAACAGGGCTCTATTTTTACGACAGTACTGTTGTTGATCGTGCCAAAAAGGTCAAACCCTCTGCCCGTGGTGAACTAGAGATCACTGACCTCAACCGCGATTATCTCAAGGATGGTTTGCTCAAGGTTGAGCTAATGGGTCGAGGCATGGCCTGGTTGGATACTGGAACCTGTGATTCTTTGCATGAAGCCTCTAGTTATATCCGCACACTTGAGCATCGACAGAGTTTGAAAGTGGGCTGCCCTGAAGAGGTGGCCTGGAGGCATGGCTGGATTTCTGATGATCAGCTACGGGCTTTGGCTGAACCTTTGAAAAAGAGTGGTTATGGCAATTATTTAATCCAGCTTTTGGAAAACGGATGCTGA
- the psbZ gene encoding photosystem II reaction center protein PsbZ — protein sequence MQILNTLTVLALVVMSFALIVAVPVLYASNEDSGRSNRLILLGGIAWVALVLVNWGMSFFVV from the coding sequence ATGCAAATCCTTAATACCCTCACCGTTCTGGCATTGGTGGTGATGTCCTTTGCGCTAATTGTGGCCGTGCCTGTTCTTTACGCCTCGAATGAGGACAGCGGTCGCTCCAATCGCCTGATTCTGCTTGGTGGCATCGCCTGGGTGGCCCTGGTGCTCGTGAACTGGGGCATGAGCTTCTTCGTGGTCTGA
- the rfbD gene encoding dTDP-4-dehydrorhamnose reductase codes for MKVLLTGASGQLGQALIASKPPGVQLISTSRSGGQDLEALDLADPDACQRAVHAHLPDWVLNAGAYTAVDQAESEPVLAQAVNADAPHAFSQALVSCCPGGRLLQLSTDFVFNGEQGRPYQTDERPDPLGVYGATKASGEQVVRELLGTGVDGRAAILRTSWVYGPVGGNFLLTMLRLHQLKSEAKEPLRVVADQVGCPTATFGLAQTCWTVIARQVAGVLHWSDAGAATWFDFAVAIGVRAAARGLISAAAEVKPIRTIDYPTPAHRPAYSLLDCTSTHERLGVTPRHWQSMLDDVLGDLNE; via the coding sequence TTGAAAGTTCTGCTCACGGGTGCGAGTGGTCAGCTCGGGCAGGCGTTGATTGCATCCAAGCCTCCTGGGGTGCAGTTGATCAGCACAAGCCGCAGTGGAGGCCAAGATCTGGAAGCTCTTGATCTGGCTGATCCCGATGCTTGCCAGCGAGCGGTGCATGCCCATCTCCCCGATTGGGTTCTCAATGCTGGCGCCTACACCGCTGTGGATCAAGCTGAATCGGAACCTGTGCTGGCGCAGGCGGTGAACGCTGATGCACCGCATGCTTTTTCGCAGGCTTTGGTCTCGTGTTGCCCAGGCGGTCGTCTGTTGCAGCTGAGCACGGATTTTGTCTTCAACGGTGAGCAAGGGCGTCCTTATCAAACGGATGAGCGCCCTGATCCTCTTGGGGTTTACGGGGCCACCAAGGCGTCTGGCGAACAGGTTGTGCGTGAGCTGCTGGGCACAGGAGTTGATGGCCGTGCTGCGATTTTGCGGACCAGTTGGGTGTATGGCCCGGTGGGAGGCAATTTTTTGCTGACGATGTTGCGTTTGCACCAGCTGAAGTCAGAAGCCAAGGAACCGCTTCGGGTTGTTGCTGATCAGGTGGGCTGTCCTACCGCCACCTTTGGCCTGGCCCAGACCTGCTGGACTGTCATCGCCCGGCAGGTCGCAGGAGTTCTGCATTGGAGTGATGCGGGTGCTGCCACGTGGTTTGACTTTGCTGTTGCGATTGGGGTTCGAGCCGCAGCACGGGGTCTGATCTCGGCGGCTGCTGAGGTGAAGCCGATTCGGACCATTGATTACCCCACCCCAGCCCATCGGCCTGCTTATTCCTTGCTCGATTGCACGTCGACTCACGAACGCCTGGGAGTGACCCCCCGCCATTGGCAATCCATGCTTGATGACGTGCTGGGCGACCTCAATGAATGA
- a CDS encoding sugar transferase — protein sequence MNDPRTLLLRAVMFDWIGQLLILALVMLFPRLAGLPSDGITLLSQTGWLLFMVLLYPALGWLFGSYTVLRWRRLTLLVLLQRLLLTAAATLMVVAMVRWLLNPSVEVWLVHRRVQFLWMTGVSGWAFAVRLAMRRGLLLPESPRLFLLAEPDEIPQVMRAWKRVAERQRLWPMQPEVLLERMKRMDEPLLLAITPALRQHAELLPLLECSETSDPRDIRMLSLLSLFQQQQERLPPAFIGQDGLAYDDLPWAATFSVQAQLKRMADLLVAAALLLITFPVVAISALLIWIEDQGPVFYTQQRSGWLGRPFWVIKLRTMTVQPSHDPPSWTKPGDHRITSVGVWLRRFRIDELPQLINVLKGEMSLIGPRPERPEMEQELERQIPHYRKRHWMRPGLSGWAQVCAPYASSVEDSDLKLSYDLYYLLNFSTWLDLVILFRTIKTVLKAGGR from the coding sequence ATGAATGATCCCCGCACGCTGCTCTTGCGTGCTGTGATGTTCGACTGGATCGGGCAGCTGCTGATTCTGGCGCTGGTGATGCTGTTCCCACGCCTGGCGGGGTTGCCGAGTGATGGCATCACGTTGCTCAGCCAGACAGGCTGGTTGCTGTTCATGGTGTTGCTCTATCCAGCCCTGGGATGGTTGTTTGGCAGCTACACCGTGTTGCGCTGGCGCAGGCTGACATTGCTGGTTTTGTTGCAACGTTTGCTGCTCACTGCTGCAGCGACACTGATGGTTGTTGCCATGGTTCGATGGCTTTTGAACCCTAGTGTTGAGGTCTGGCTCGTGCACCGGAGGGTGCAATTCCTGTGGATGACCGGGGTCAGTGGCTGGGCGTTTGCGGTTCGGTTGGCGATGCGCCGTGGATTGTTGTTACCGGAATCACCTCGTTTGTTTTTGTTGGCGGAGCCCGATGAAATCCCGCAAGTCATGCGGGCTTGGAAACGCGTGGCAGAGCGGCAGAGACTCTGGCCTATGCAGCCTGAAGTGTTACTCGAAAGGATGAAGCGAATGGACGAGCCTTTGCTGCTTGCGATCACTCCAGCGCTGCGTCAGCACGCTGAATTGCTTCCGTTACTGGAGTGCTCCGAGACCAGTGATCCCCGTGACATTCGGATGTTGTCTCTGCTCAGCTTGTTTCAACAGCAGCAGGAGCGTTTGCCTCCAGCCTTTATCGGCCAAGACGGTCTGGCTTATGACGACCTGCCCTGGGCTGCCACCTTCAGCGTGCAGGCCCAGCTCAAACGCATGGCCGACCTGCTTGTGGCAGCAGCCCTGCTGCTGATCACATTTCCTGTCGTTGCGATCTCCGCACTGTTGATCTGGATTGAAGATCAGGGGCCAGTGTTTTACACGCAGCAGCGTAGTGGCTGGTTGGGTCGCCCTTTCTGGGTGATCAAGTTGCGCACAATGACCGTTCAGCCCAGTCACGATCCGCCGTCGTGGACCAAGCCCGGAGACCATCGGATTACATCAGTGGGTGTTTGGTTGAGACGGTTTCGCATTGATGAACTGCCTCAACTGATCAATGTGCTTAAGGGAGAGATGAGTCTGATCGGTCCGCGACCTGAGCGACCAGAAATGGAGCAGGAGCTCGAACGACAAATCCCGCATTACCGAAAGCGCCATTGGATGCGACCGGGGTTGAGTGGTTGGGCTCAGGTCTGTGCTCCCTATGCCAGCAGTGTTGAAGACTCTGATCTCAAACTGTCCTATGACCTCTATTACCTTTTGAACTTCAGCACCTGGCTAGATCTTGTGATCCTGTTCCGCACGATTAAGACGGTTCTCAAAGCAGGAGGGCGCTGA
- a CDS encoding M64 family metallopeptidase, with amino-acid sequence MSSYFHQHQLLGDQAVPSQSADLSLLSGLSIAPAQLIDELSARITRRAVANDGFLDFYMQSAGGAVSVSGGTLGGQVIQSLPIPLVDQEFVRSVITRLDAVIDLDFRVVDRAAAADIDLFYDTGIDLGDQETTLGLAVSSGRGWELFVNYLPLQDDEAYRRYVFLHELGHALGLEHAFDSSDGDVTKGITDPWSSNYPEETVMAYRSPLFGRWPDFFTANDLNALTAIWGPEQQQLSSLGEVREGGDYSEAFLGGSGGDMIRSKDGDDKVSGGLGVDALFVGDGDNWINGDQGDDRLDGQLGDDLIHGGMGNDWLNGGSGNDWLSGGDGADAFVLSEGFDVVTDFDFFSGDRVLIAPGSEFRIRQVGSDLQVSADFGSLSLQNVDGSMIPLSSLVQQV; translated from the coding sequence GTGTCAAGTTATTTCCATCAGCATCAGCTATTAGGGGATCAGGCAGTTCCCTCTCAATCAGCTGATCTTAGTCTTTTGAGTGGGCTTTCGATTGCTCCTGCACAGTTAATCGATGAGTTGAGTGCCAGGATCACTCGCCGGGCAGTCGCAAACGATGGCTTTCTTGATTTCTACATGCAGTCTGCGGGCGGCGCTGTCAGTGTCTCGGGCGGAACTCTTGGTGGGCAAGTAATTCAGTCTTTGCCCATTCCTTTGGTCGATCAAGAATTTGTTCGCTCGGTGATTACAAGGCTTGATGCGGTCATTGATCTGGATTTCCGTGTTGTCGATCGTGCCGCAGCCGCTGATATTGATCTTTTTTACGACACTGGCATTGATTTAGGCGATCAAGAAACAACACTTGGTTTGGCGGTCTCATCCGGCCGAGGTTGGGAGTTATTCGTTAATTACCTCCCACTCCAAGATGATGAAGCATATCGTCGTTATGTGTTTCTTCACGAACTCGGCCACGCCCTGGGATTGGAGCATGCCTTCGATTCTTCAGATGGTGATGTTACGAAAGGGATTACAGATCCATGGAGTAGTAACTATCCAGAAGAAACTGTGATGGCTTATCGATCTCCATTGTTTGGGCGATGGCCCGATTTCTTTACTGCCAATGACCTCAATGCACTGACAGCCATTTGGGGGCCTGAGCAGCAGCAATTATCAAGCTTGGGAGAAGTTCGAGAAGGAGGCGATTATTCAGAGGCCTTTCTTGGCGGTTCGGGTGGCGACATGATTCGCTCCAAGGACGGAGATGACAAAGTGAGCGGTGGTTTAGGCGTTGATGCTTTATTTGTTGGTGATGGTGATAACTGGATCAATGGTGATCAGGGAGATGATCGCCTTGATGGCCAGTTGGGTGATGATCTTATTCATGGTGGTATGGGCAATGATTGGTTGAATGGTGGATCAGGCAATGATTGGCTTTCAGGCGGTGATGGTGCGGATGCATTTGTTCTGTCTGAGGGTTTCGATGTGGTGACAGATTTTGATTTTTTCTCTGGAGATCGTGTGCTGATTGCTCCAGGATCCGAGTTCAGGATTCGTCAAGTAGGGTCTGATTTGCAAGTTTCTGCTGATTTTGGTTCTCTGAGCTTGCAAAATGTTGATGGATCTATGATTCCATTGTCTTCTCTGGTCCAGCAGGTTTGA
- a CDS encoding glycosyltransferase family 4 protein translates to MTSVLGEQRLPEQRPQTIEQLLREWPPGYGGVERVAHELAMVWGGAVWSLDAQDRSLSEHDAISAHYPRRRLARTPAVGRLVLPLPSAELWSLLRSDQPLHGHLPSIGVLLVLLLARLGRPRRRVTAHWHFFFEPASGFKGRFFGLYQWLALRVVSWLSGVITTSPLLKAELVRCGCRPERVAVLSCCLSHDQEAAALVATRSLSQPHANRPMRVLFIGRLGSYKRLDWLLHSLASVESSWSLDIVGDGPRRAEFEALSRDLTSSRRDGAVRFHGRLSEADKLSQLLQADLLVLPSESSNEAFGIVQLEAMAAGLPALAFQRWRSGMGWVCQLADLDWSQTPEDLSLVLQKLADDPALLCRLGVQARLRYEQLFSRRIWLDQLNRWSKPMNRSQTPVGFRVRG, encoded by the coding sequence ATGACGTCAGTGCTTGGTGAACAGCGGCTTCCTGAACAGCGGCCCCAGACCATCGAGCAGTTGTTGCGCGAGTGGCCGCCGGGTTATGGCGGCGTTGAACGGGTGGCTCATGAATTGGCGATGGTCTGGGGAGGGGCGGTCTGGAGCCTGGATGCGCAGGACCGCAGCCTGAGCGAGCACGACGCCATCTCTGCCCACTATCCGCGAAGACGGCTTGCGCGGACGCCAGCCGTGGGACGTCTGGTTTTACCGCTGCCGTCGGCTGAATTGTGGTCTCTATTGCGTTCGGACCAGCCTCTGCATGGCCATTTGCCCTCCATCGGCGTACTTCTGGTGCTGCTGCTCGCCCGTTTGGGTCGCCCCCGGCGGCGTGTCACGGCTCACTGGCACTTTTTTTTCGAACCTGCGTCAGGATTCAAGGGGCGCTTTTTCGGCCTCTACCAGTGGCTGGCCCTCAGGGTTGTGTCATGGCTCTCCGGAGTAATCACCACTTCGCCGTTGCTGAAAGCGGAATTGGTGCGTTGCGGTTGTCGGCCTGAACGCGTTGCGGTTCTGAGCTGCTGCCTCAGCCACGACCAGGAAGCTGCGGCACTGGTGGCGACGCGATCGTTGTCCCAACCGCACGCCAATCGGCCCATGCGGGTGCTGTTCATCGGCCGCCTTGGCAGTTACAAAAGACTGGATTGGCTGTTGCACAGTCTTGCCAGTGTCGAGAGCTCCTGGTCGCTCGATATAGTCGGTGATGGGCCGCGGCGGGCTGAATTTGAAGCACTCAGTCGTGATCTGACTTCATCGCGTCGCGATGGGGCCGTGCGATTTCATGGCCGCTTGTCGGAGGCCGACAAGCTGAGTCAGCTTCTGCAGGCCGATCTGCTTGTTCTGCCCTCGGAAAGTTCGAATGAGGCGTTTGGCATCGTTCAACTCGAGGCCATGGCTGCTGGTTTGCCTGCTCTTGCCTTTCAGCGCTGGCGTTCGGGCATGGGTTGGGTCTGTCAGCTGGCTGATCTCGACTGGTCGCAGACGCCGGAGGATTTGTCGCTGGTGCTGCAAAAGCTTGCTGATGATCCGGCTCTGCTGTGCCGTCTCGGGGTGCAGGCGCGTCTTCGCTATGAGCAATTGTTCTCCCGGAGGATCTGGCTGGATCAGCTCAACCGTTGGAGCAAACCCATGAATCGTTCCCAGACCCCGGTAGGCTTTCGGGTCCGAGGGTAG
- the ribH gene encoding 6,7-dimethyl-8-ribityllumazine synthase translates to MATFEGRFTDVQGLRIAVVIARFNDLVTAKLLSGCLDCLGRHGIDTSAESHQLDTAWVPGSFELPLVAQQLARSGRYQVVITLGAVIRGDTPHFDVVVAEASKGIATVSRDTGVPVIFGVLTTDTMQQALERAGIKSNLGWSYALQALEMGSLVKALPAA, encoded by the coding sequence ATGGCCACCTTTGAAGGACGGTTCACTGATGTGCAGGGCCTGCGCATCGCAGTTGTTATCGCTCGATTTAACGATCTAGTCACAGCCAAATTGTTGAGCGGCTGCCTTGACTGTCTTGGCCGCCATGGGATCGATACCAGTGCTGAGAGTCATCAACTCGATACGGCATGGGTGCCTGGTTCCTTTGAGTTGCCGCTGGTGGCCCAGCAGTTGGCTCGCAGTGGTCGCTACCAGGTGGTGATCACCCTTGGCGCTGTGATTCGGGGTGACACGCCCCATTTTGATGTGGTGGTGGCCGAAGCCAGCAAGGGGATTGCCACTGTGTCCCGTGACACCGGCGTGCCGGTGATTTTCGGTGTGCTGACAACCGACACAATGCAACAGGCCCTTGAGCGGGCAGGGATCAAGAGCAATTTGGGATGGAGCTATGCCCTGCAGGCTCTGGAAATGGGGTCTCTTGTTAAGGCATTGCCAGCGGCTTGA
- the rfbC gene encoding dTDP-4-dehydrorhamnose 3,5-epimerase — MAAETLKTVSGESIQGPLLITPQIFGDRRGYFFESWNERRFCAELIAAGCSEDEVQALRFRQDNHSRSSRGVLRGLHFQLPPEPQGKLVRCSFGRIFDVAVDLRMHSSTYGQWVGATLSAENQQQLWVPVGFAHGFLTLSEVAEVQYKASGFWNRDCERSLRWDDPALAIQWPLEQFSGATPSLAEKDAEAPTLNVLEAANEVFA; from the coding sequence ATGGCGGCAGAAACTCTGAAAACCGTCTCTGGAGAATCGATTCAGGGGCCGTTGCTGATCACTCCCCAGATCTTTGGTGATCGCCGTGGCTATTTTTTTGAGAGCTGGAATGAGCGACGTTTCTGCGCCGAACTGATCGCTGCAGGCTGTTCTGAAGATGAGGTTCAGGCCCTCCGCTTCCGGCAAGACAACCACTCTCGCTCCAGTCGTGGTGTTTTGAGAGGCTTGCATTTTCAGTTACCTCCCGAGCCCCAGGGCAAGCTCGTGCGTTGCAGCTTTGGCCGCATTTTTGATGTGGCGGTTGACCTACGCATGCATTCCTCAACCTATGGGCAGTGGGTGGGAGCGACTCTCAGTGCCGAAAACCAGCAGCAGCTTTGGGTGCCAGTTGGTTTTGCCCATGGGTTTCTGACCCTCAGTGAGGTCGCTGAGGTGCAATACAAGGCCAGTGGTTTCTGGAACCGAGACTGTGAACGCTCTCTCCGCTGGGACGATCCAGCCCTGGCGATTCAGTGGCCTCTGGAACAGTTCTCTGGAGCTACACCGTCTCTCGCTGAAAAAGACGCCGAGGCTCCAACATTGAATGTCTTGGAAGCGGCAAACGAGGTGTTTGCTTGA